In Bacillus thermozeamaize, a single window of DNA contains:
- a CDS encoding cobalamin biosynthesis protein CbiG, which yields MRLEEGREPKITAQGVFAAVAITKHGVSMARELGKLIPQTDVYYMSKFAQGDEGEKGIRLFDGSVRLLLPALFQTYRGLVLFISLGAVVRMIAPVLQDKKSDPAVVVVDDKGQFAISVLSGHLGGANDLTREVAACLGATPVVTTASDVQQTIAVDLFGRQFGWEWESPEKLTPVSASVVNEEQVAVVQESGERNWWPYDRPLPPNIHVFDSIREALRMNPQAALVVTHRLLSQDEEAILANGVLYRPKVIVLGVGCNRGTSAEEIESVIQETLAELKFSIKSVKALCTIDLKRDEPGLLAVVKKYGWKFVTYSPEQLNSVPIEQPSEAVYKYTGAYGVCEPAVKLYTGVDRLDLVKKKSGNVTIAVGRLRHS from the coding sequence ATGCGGCTGGAAGAAGGCAGAGAGCCCAAGATCACGGCCCAGGGCGTTTTTGCTGCCGTGGCCATTACCAAGCACGGCGTTTCCATGGCCCGAGAACTGGGCAAGCTCATCCCCCAAACCGATGTGTATTACATGTCCAAATTTGCACAGGGGGACGAAGGGGAAAAAGGAATCCGGCTGTTTGACGGCAGCGTGCGCCTGCTCTTGCCCGCTTTGTTCCAAACGTACCGAGGCCTCGTGTTATTCATATCCCTGGGCGCCGTGGTGCGGATGATAGCCCCGGTATTGCAGGACAAAAAAAGCGACCCGGCGGTGGTGGTGGTCGATGACAAAGGCCAGTTTGCCATCAGTGTGCTCTCCGGGCATCTGGGAGGAGCCAACGACCTGACCCGGGAGGTGGCGGCCTGTCTGGGGGCGACCCCGGTGGTGACCACCGCTTCCGATGTGCAACAAACCATTGCCGTGGATTTGTTTGGGCGCCAGTTTGGCTGGGAATGGGAATCGCCGGAGAAGCTGACACCGGTCAGCGCATCGGTGGTGAATGAGGAACAGGTGGCGGTGGTGCAGGAATCGGGGGAGCGGAACTGGTGGCCGTATGATCGTCCTTTGCCGCCCAACATTCACGTGTTTGATTCCATCCGCGAAGCTTTGCGCATGAACCCGCAAGCGGCCCTGGTGGTGACACACCGCCTGCTCAGTCAGGACGAAGAGGCCATTTTGGCGAACGGGGTGTTGTACCGGCCCAAAGTGATCGTCTTAGGCGTGGGGTGTAACAGAGGGACCAGCGCGGAAGAAATCGAATCCGTCATTCAAGAGACGCTGGCGGAATTGAAGTTTTCCATCAAAAGCGTGAAAGCCTTGTGCACCATCGATTTAAAAAGAGATGAGCCGGGGCTTTTGGCGGTCGTGAAAAAATACGGCTGGAAGTTTGTCACTTACAGTCCGGAACAATTGAACTCGGTGCCCATTGAACAACCTTCAGAGGCGGTGTACAAGTACACCGGAGCATATGGCGTCTGTGAACCGGCGGTCAAACTGTACACCGGTGTCGACCGGTTGGATCTGGTGAAGAAAAAATCGGGCAATGTGACCATTGCCGTCGGCCGTCTCCGCCATTCCTGA
- a CDS encoding precorrin-4 C(11)-methyltransferase has translation MIGAGPGDPELITVKGLNILRRADVVMYTDSLVNERLIAEAKPEAEVIKSAGLTLEEMTAMMIGAVRQGKVVARVHTGDPAVFGAVMEQIIRLKQAGIPYEIIPGVSSVFAAAAALGAELTIPELTQTVILTRTEGRTPMPEREKLKDLARHHCTLALFLSATLAKKVVLELKEAGWRDETPVAVVYKASWPDQKVIRTVLRDLPEEMRLAGIRSQAMILAGWALEPDHEKLAAYRSKLYDPAFTHRYRQGVKPQ, from the coding sequence ATGATTGGCGCCGGGCCCGGCGACCCGGAACTGATTACGGTGAAAGGCTTAAACATATTACGCCGCGCTGATGTGGTCATGTATACCGACTCCCTCGTGAATGAGCGCTTGATCGCCGAGGCCAAACCGGAAGCGGAAGTGATCAAAAGCGCCGGTTTAACCTTGGAAGAAATGACGGCCATGATGATTGGCGCTGTCCGGCAGGGGAAAGTCGTGGCCCGCGTCCACACCGGGGATCCTGCCGTGTTCGGGGCGGTCATGGAACAGATCATCCGCTTGAAACAAGCCGGCATTCCCTACGAAATCATTCCCGGGGTCAGCTCGGTATTTGCGGCGGCCGCCGCATTAGGAGCGGAACTGACCATCCCTGAGCTGACCCAAACGGTCATTTTGACCCGGACCGAAGGCCGGACACCCATGCCCGAACGGGAGAAATTGAAAGATTTGGCCCGCCATCACTGCACGCTGGCGCTCTTTCTCAGTGCCACATTAGCAAAAAAGGTGGTTCTGGAGTTAAAGGAGGCGGGTTGGCGTGATGAGACACCGGTCGCTGTGGTGTACAAAGCGAGTTGGCCCGACCAAAAAGTGATCCGCACCGTCTTGCGCGATTTGCCGGAAGAAATGCGCCTAGCTGGGATTCGTTCCCAGGCGATGATTTTAGCAGGCTGGGCTTTGGAACCGGACCACGAGAAACTGGCTGCATACCGGTCCAAGCTGTACGATCCCGCCTTTACACACCGATACCGTCAAGGGGTGAAACCACAATGA
- a CDS encoding precorrin-2 C(20)-methyltransferase, whose product MNKAGTLYGVGVGPGDPELITVKAFRILQQVPVIAYPQKRRGSKSYAHRIAEAFIPAGEKELVGLVFPMTKDPNILEREWNNTTATLWEYLERGQDVAFVTEGDPLLYSTFIHMKRLMQERHPEVKIEVVPGVSSIHGAAARLGIDLADGDERVAIVPATHDREAMRKVLEENDCVVFLKVAKVLDLLLSVLDELGLRRHASVVTKVTSDEEVIWDVDRLDGLELEYLTLMVVRKR is encoded by the coding sequence ATGAACAAGGCGGGGACGTTGTATGGCGTCGGGGTGGGGCCGGGCGACCCGGAGCTGATTACCGTCAAAGCTTTTCGCATTTTGCAGCAGGTGCCCGTGATCGCCTATCCGCAAAAAAGAAGAGGAAGCAAAAGCTACGCCCACCGGATTGCGGAAGCCTTTATTCCGGCCGGCGAAAAGGAGCTGGTGGGCCTGGTCTTTCCCATGACCAAAGACCCGAACATCCTGGAACGGGAGTGGAACAACACGACAGCCACTCTGTGGGAATATCTCGAGCGGGGGCAAGACGTGGCTTTTGTCACCGAAGGGGATCCCCTGCTGTACAGCACGTTCATTCATATGAAACGGCTGATGCAAGAACGGCACCCTGAGGTGAAAATCGAAGTGGTGCCTGGCGTCTCCTCCATCCATGGCGCCGCCGCACGGTTGGGGATCGATTTGGCCGATGGGGATGAGCGGGTGGCCATCGTCCCTGCCACACATGACCGGGAAGCGATGCGCAAAGTGCTGGAGGAGAACGATTGCGTGGTTTTCTTGAAAGTAGCCAAAGTGCTGGACCTGCTCCTTTCTGTGCTGGATGAACTTGGCCTGCGCCGCCATGCTTCCGTGGTGACCAAAGTGACCTCAGACGAAGAGGTCATTTGGGATGTGGACCGATTGGACGGATTGGAACTGGAGTATTTGACGCTCATGGTGGTGAGAAAAAGGTGA